From a single Brassica oleracea var. oleracea cultivar TO1000 chromosome C5, BOL, whole genome shotgun sequence genomic region:
- the LOC106343877 gene encoding L-Ala-D/L-amino acid epimerase — MFSMATSSSSQLVNFRNSPKSLIPVMSAASGFKTLTENFTVRIQRAENRELNVPLLSPFTIASSRLDSVGNVAIRIELSGGCVGWGEAPILPSVTAEDQPTAMAKAREACELLRELPEMKLGHVLEEIGGILPGHRFASVRAGVEMAMIDAAAKSVGVPLWKLFGGASNSITTDITIPIVSPAEASNLAAKYREEGFKTLKLKVGKNLKADIQVLQAIREVHPASSFILDANEGYKTEEAIEVLQKLYEMKVTPVLFEQPVHRDNWEGLRHVTRVAKDRFGVSVAADESCRDLTDLQRIIKDDVVDVVNIKLAKSGVLEALEVIELARSSGIELMIGGMVETRLAMGFSGHLAAGIGCFRFIDLDTPLLLAGDPVQGGYKASGAVYEFNDEGGHGGYLY; from the exons ATGTTTTCGATGGCAACTTCTTCGTCTTCCCAACTCGTCAATTTTCGAAATTCTCCGAAATCCCTTATCCCCGTCATGTCAGCTGCGTCTGGGTTCAAAACCCTGACGGAGAATTTCACGGTGAGGATTCAGAGAGCAGAGAACCGCGAACTGAACGTCCCCCTGCTCTCCCCCTTCACCATCGCTTCGTCCCGCCTCGATTCCGTCGGAAACGTCGCGATTCGGATCGAGCTCAGCGGCGGATGCGTCGGCTGGGGAGAAGCTCCGATTTTACCCTCGGTGACGGCGGAGGATCAGCCTACAGCCATGGCTAAAGCGCGGGAAGCTTGCGAGCTTCTCAGAGAGTTGCCGGAGATGAAGCTGGGTCACGTTCTTGAGGAGATCGGCGGGATTCTCCCTGGGCATCGATTTGCATCT GTAAGAGCGGGGGTGGAGATGGCTATGATTGATGCTGCTGCTAAGAGCGTTGGAGTTCCCTTGTGGAAACTCTTTGGTGGTGCTTCGAATTCAATCACCACCGATATTACA ATTCCGATAGTTTCTCCAGCTGAAGCTTCAAACTTGGCTGCAAAGTACAGAGAAGAAGGGTTTAAAACCTTGAAGCTCAAGGTTGGGAAGAACCTTAAGGCTGATATACAAGTTCTCCAGGCTATACGTGAAGTCCACCCTGCTTCTTCCTTCATTTTGGACGCAAACGAGGGTTATAAAACAGAGGAAGCTATCGAAGTTCTCCAAAAGCTTTATG AAATGAAGGTTACACCGGTTCTCTTTGAACAACCAGTCCACAGAGACAATTGGGAAGGTCTCAGACACGTTACTCGAGTTGCAAAGGACAGATTTGGAGTCTCGGTTGCAGCAGACGAGAGTTGTAGAGACTTGACTGATCTCCAGAGAATCATTAAAGATGATGTGGTAGATGTTGTTAACATCAAACTCGCCAAATCCGGTGTTCTCGAGGCCCTTGAGGTGATTGAATTGGCTAGATCGTCTGGAATTGAGCTTATGATAGGGGGAATGGTGGAGACTAGACTAGCAATGGGGTTCTCCGGTCACCTTGCTGCTGGCATTGGGTGTTTCAG ATTCATCGACTTAGACACTCCACTTCTTCTAGCTGGTGATCCCGTTCAAGGTGGCTACAAAG CATCGGGTGCTGTCTATGAGTTTAATGATGAAGGCGGTCACGGAGGATATCTTTACTGA